From one Acidobacteriota bacterium genomic stretch:
- a CDS encoding S24/S26 family peptidase codes for MNERLAAPAMELLARTGKSFEAPVSGSSMGSTIPEGSVVLVVPSTEPRRGDVVAFREGERVIAHRLFFAVRDHLVVVGDGYPVPDLPVPRERLLGRIERVRRTAEWEEVPGRPGINPVPRLAAAIVALALFISPLLARKLAAGMIRVRSLPERSDG; via the coding sequence ATGAATGAGCGGCTGGCCGCGCCGGCCATGGAACTGCTGGCGCGTACGGGAAAGTCTTTTGAGGCGCCCGTCAGCGGATCCAGCATGGGCTCGACGATCCCGGAGGGATCCGTCGTTCTCGTCGTTCCATCGACTGAGCCGAGGCGGGGCGACGTCGTCGCGTTCCGCGAAGGGGAGAGGGTGATCGCGCACCGGCTCTTCTTCGCAGTCCGAGATCACCTCGTCGTGGTCGGCGACGGATACCCCGTGCCCGATCTTCCGGTTCCGCGTGAGCGCCTCCTCGGCCGGATCGAGAGAGTGAGGCGGACGGCGGAGTGGGAAGAGGTTCCCGGGCGGCCCGGGATCAATCCAGTTCCGCGACTCGCCGCGGCGATCGTCGCGCTCGCGCTGTTCATCTCGCCACTGCTGGCGAGGAAGCTCGCGGCGGGGATGATCCGGGTCCGGTCGCTGCCAGAGCGATCAGACGGATGA
- the asnB gene encoding asparagine synthase (glutamine-hydrolyzing) yields MDGGRSTLRVYGLRATLPKNAAVLARPVAPVIVTMMCGISMILSHERHEVDRLLQMHRPIRHRGPDGEGFLAITSRLELIRGESPGELEAAASGAPVILSLAFRWLRIQDCDEGARQPMSTPDGRFAIAFNGEIYNFRDLRRRLEARSHRFTTHSDTEVALAAFREWGTDCFREFRGMWAMVLIDLEKRRVVVSRDRLGIKPLFVHRRAGAIDFASEAKQIVFAGSDPIAPDGRSIARYLAGLRPRPSWTFFEGIEHFPTASTAIFRLGDPVELRPETFWTLGADRFEGSYDDAVEQLDSLLRETINEHLSAEVGVGTLLSGGLDSSLVTALAAVSNGTRRSFSFVLPDAPERHLDETPFINSVAQRYSIDLQRISMDPAWVAANLDRITLAQETPVTGLPVAAQYRTHGLAAESVGVVLDGQGADELFAGYLRHRPTLVRSLAEERRWTDALRVAGLFTRSDPGFPLRLVRSEILSPLRRRILPRWNLPGWFIARELFEHDDDLDLPFDAMNRTMVRDVIFENIPTVLGITDRNSMAHSLEARVPFLDHRLVELAFSLPAELRMDDRRRKRILHSVAEPYVPEEIVERTDSLGFGTPQKRWLESDLRPLLVAAQESPWFGRSELFDARLVRREEDPRRLWMILALERWFEAFGESSV; encoded by the coding sequence ATGGACGGCGGCAGATCCACGCTGCGAGTATACGGTCTCCGCGCGACACTCCCGAAAAACGCCGCCGTGCTCGCTCGGCCGGTCGCTCCCGTTATAGTCACGATGATGTGCGGCATCAGCATGATCCTCTCGCACGAGCGCCACGAGGTCGACCGGCTCCTGCAGATGCACCGCCCGATCCGCCATCGCGGACCGGACGGCGAAGGGTTTCTCGCGATCACTTCGCGTCTCGAGCTGATCCGCGGCGAATCTCCCGGGGAGCTCGAAGCGGCCGCCTCGGGTGCTCCGGTCATCCTCTCGCTCGCCTTCCGGTGGCTCCGGATCCAGGACTGCGACGAGGGTGCGCGGCAGCCGATGTCCACGCCCGACGGCCGTTTTGCGATCGCCTTCAACGGCGAGATCTACAACTTCCGCGATCTCCGCCGGCGTCTGGAAGCTCGTTCGCACCGGTTCACCACGCACAGCGACACGGAGGTCGCGCTCGCCGCGTTCCGCGAGTGGGGAACCGATTGCTTCCGCGAGTTCCGCGGGATGTGGGCGATGGTGCTGATCGATCTCGAGAAGCGCCGAGTCGTCGTCTCGCGAGACCGGCTGGGCATCAAGCCGCTCTTCGTCCATCGTCGCGCGGGCGCGATCGACTTTGCCTCCGAGGCGAAACAGATCGTCTTTGCCGGCTCTGATCCGATTGCGCCCGATGGCCGCTCGATCGCCCGCTATCTCGCCGGTCTGCGGCCACGGCCCTCGTGGACGTTCTTCGAGGGGATCGAGCATTTTCCCACGGCGTCAACGGCGATATTCCGTCTCGGCGATCCCGTCGAGCTTCGTCCCGAGACGTTCTGGACGCTCGGCGCGGATCGATTCGAGGGCTCGTACGACGACGCGGTCGAACAGCTCGATTCGCTTCTGCGGGAAACCATCAACGAACACCTGTCGGCAGAAGTGGGCGTGGGGACGCTGCTGTCCGGAGGCCTCGATTCGTCGCTCGTCACCGCGCTGGCTGCGGTCTCGAATGGCACCCGCCGGTCCTTCTCATTCGTTCTTCCGGACGCACCGGAAAGACATCTCGACGAGACTCCCTTCATTAACTCCGTGGCGCAGCGATACTCGATCGATCTCCAGCGGATCTCGATGGACCCCGCGTGGGTGGCGGCCAATCTCGACCGGATCACCCTCGCCCAGGAGACTCCGGTAACCGGGCTTCCGGTGGCCGCGCAGTACCGGACGCACGGGCTCGCGGCGGAAAGTGTCGGGGTCGTGCTCGACGGGCAGGGAGCCGATGAGCTCTTCGCCGGCTACCTCCGGCATCGGCCCACGCTCGTCCGCTCGCTCGCCGAGGAGCGGCGTTGGACCGACGCTCTCCGCGTCGCGGGTCTGTTCACGCGGAGCGATCCCGGGTTTCCGCTGCGGCTCGTCCGGAGCGAGATCCTCTCTCCGCTCCGGCGCCGGATTCTTCCACGATGGAATCTCCCGGGATGGTTCATCGCACGTGAGCTTTTCGAGCATGACGACGATCTCGACCTTCCTTTCGACGCGATGAACCGGACCATGGTGCGCGACGTCATTTTCGAGAACATTCCGACGGTCCTCGGGATCACCGACCGGAACTCGATGGCACATTCGCTCGAGGCCAGAGTTCCGTTCCTTGATCACCGGCTGGTCGAGCTCGCCTTTTCGCTGCCGGCAGAGCTCAGGATGGACGACCGGCGGCGGAAGAGGATTCTCCATTCGGTGGCCGAGCCGTACGTGCCGGAGGAGATCGTCGAGCGAACGGACAGCCTCGGTTTCGGTACGCCCCAGAAGCGATGGCTCGAATCCGACCTGCGCCCGCTCCTCGTCGCCGCGCAGGAGTCGCCCTGGTTTGGACGAAGCGAGCTTTTCGACGCCCGGCTCGTCCGTCGCGAAGAGGATCCGAGACGACTCTGGATGATTCTCGCGCTCGAGCGGTGGTTCGAGGCGTTCGGCGAGTCATCCGTCTGA
- a CDS encoding nucleotidyltransferase family protein has translation MNLPASLWPRLNQFAGNETWPPTEPPAVERFIAQARTERLIHLAHAANFPGKLGQMLASRSAETMVARAGVAMFHDVLRKLAEMVDPIPVIPIKGIAYGLYLYDEPILRPGADLDVLVPIEHYQATNSLLESKGYLRTYPFGITGHHPEYHESNIRFGNVLLEVHHSLIQRSRHTVPYEMIFERSVPLTDQPNVRRMSDIDTLLAHCLGFAKEHFQMTLSHWLDLWLLLHQPAIVAADPAEIIEEAESWSVLTGFLSSLRTLPSLFPESNDHTLVLAAQRLPARSIPPRQVLASRNRKSRLAQIYIKFRALDGWTRRCAFAVQFLRMQIETRLGLIEERGDEEPGGRVVT, from the coding sequence ATGAATCTCCCCGCCTCGCTCTGGCCCCGCCTCAATCAGTTCGCGGGAAACGAGACGTGGCCTCCGACCGAACCGCCAGCAGTCGAAAGGTTCATCGCTCAGGCCCGGACCGAGCGGCTCATCCACCTCGCCCATGCCGCGAACTTTCCGGGAAAGCTCGGCCAGATGCTGGCTTCGAGAAGTGCGGAAACAATGGTCGCCCGAGCTGGCGTCGCCATGTTCCACGACGTTCTGAGGAAACTTGCAGAAATGGTCGATCCCATCCCGGTCATCCCGATCAAGGGGATAGCCTACGGCCTCTATCTCTACGACGAGCCGATTCTACGTCCCGGCGCGGACCTCGACGTCCTCGTTCCAATCGAGCACTACCAGGCAACCAATTCACTTCTGGAGTCGAAAGGATATCTCCGCACCTACCCATTCGGCATCACCGGTCACCATCCCGAATATCACGAGTCGAACATCCGCTTCGGCAACGTCCTGCTCGAGGTGCATCACTCGCTGATTCAGCGAAGCCGGCATACCGTCCCGTACGAAATGATTTTCGAACGATCGGTACCACTGACCGATCAGCCGAACGTCCGGAGAATGAGCGACATCGATACCCTGCTCGCCCACTGCCTCGGGTTCGCCAAGGAGCACTTTCAGATGACGCTCTCTCACTGGCTCGATCTCTGGCTGCTGCTCCATCAGCCCGCGATCGTCGCAGCCGACCCTGCGGAGATCATCGAAGAAGCAGAAAGTTGGTCCGTCCTGACCGGCTTTCTGAGCTCCCTCCGGACGCTCCCGTCACTCTTTCCCGAGAGCAATGACCACACACTCGTACTCGCCGCCCAAAGGCTTCCCGCCCGCTCGATCCCGCCCCGCCAGGTCCTCGCCTCGCGCAATCGAAAGAGCCGTCTCGCCCAGATCTACATCAAATTCCGCGCGCTCGACGGCTGGACCCGACGCTGCGCCTTTGCCGTTCAGTTCCTCAGGATGCAGATCGAGACAAGGCTCGGTCTGATTGAGGAGCGCGGCGACGAAGAACCTGGTGGCAGGGTCGTAACGTAA
- a CDS encoding DUF3187 family protein: MFRAVFLVLLLATGGASSEQLFLSAPTDSTEFGSTRLEPAFFVLVPEGEWRFSLISTYFNQWDGSWHTRRIRTVNERIREPLRLDEVESIEAAFPDDGAYHLDIEGWRADMVAATGLPAGWVLSLQVPWISIGSPSLDSVSENVHDVIPEGKTLGRDLFARGSTAFYMQTDRGVLFRGDDLEGSGVGDVTIGLTRRLENRPHHRFGVALDLPTGEQGTLRGSGGIDVTVGWVGSWQRPKRRWTAGAGFSWLDPSGDLLGLERSHVAHLHLDVTQRVWRSFHGRVAVRLDGSPLGGVTDSSMQDPALYYHLGGFVETGDVVWIVEIGEQIIPQIGIDADWSLHLGWSLKK, encoded by the coding sequence ATGTTTCGGGCGGTCTTTCTCGTACTTCTCCTCGCAACCGGCGGAGCTTCCAGCGAGCAGTTGTTTCTGAGCGCGCCCACGGATTCCACCGAGTTCGGCTCTACGAGGCTGGAGCCGGCATTTTTCGTTCTGGTGCCGGAGGGGGAGTGGCGATTCTCGCTGATCTCGACGTACTTCAACCAGTGGGACGGTTCGTGGCACACCCGGCGGATCCGAACGGTGAACGAGCGGATCCGGGAGCCGTTGCGTCTGGACGAGGTAGAGAGCATCGAGGCTGCCTTCCCGGACGACGGTGCGTACCACCTCGACATCGAGGGTTGGAGAGCCGACATGGTCGCCGCGACGGGCCTCCCTGCAGGATGGGTGTTGTCGCTGCAGGTCCCCTGGATCTCGATCGGATCCCCGTCGCTGGATTCCGTTTCGGAGAATGTGCACGACGTCATTCCGGAGGGGAAGACGCTCGGGCGCGATCTTTTCGCACGAGGGTCGACGGCGTTTTACATGCAGACCGATCGGGGGGTGCTGTTCCGGGGGGATGATCTCGAGGGCAGCGGAGTCGGCGACGTCACGATCGGACTGACGCGCCGGCTCGAGAACCGCCCGCATCATCGCTTTGGAGTTGCGCTCGATCTTCCGACCGGGGAACAGGGAACATTGCGCGGGAGCGGAGGCATCGACGTGACGGTCGGCTGGGTTGGAAGCTGGCAGAGGCCGAAGAGGAGGTGGACGGCGGGAGCGGGTTTCAGCTGGCTCGATCCGTCGGGCGATCTGCTGGGGCTCGAACGATCGCACGTTGCACACCTTCACCTCGACGTCACTCAGAGAGTCTGGCGATCGTTTCACGGCCGAGTCGCGGTCAGGCTCGACGGCTCACCCCTCGGCGGCGTTACCGACTCCAGCATGCAGGATCCGGCGCTCTACTATCACCTCGGTGGGTTTGTCGAAACCGGCGACGTCGTCTGGATCGTCGAGATCGGCGAGCAGATCATCCCGCAGATCGGGATCGATGCCGACTGGAGCCTTCACCTCGGATGGTCACTGAAGAAGTGA
- a CDS encoding DUF72 domain-containing protein, with the protein MTEIRIGTSGWHYDHWIGNWYPKDVKSPEMFDRYAETFDCVEINNTFYRLPTDSAVEGWREAAPPDFRFAIKGSRFITHMKKLKDPKEPVRRFFEAIEPLRDVAGPVVFQLPPRWKKNVERLDEFLSVLPDSYRYAFELRDRSWLEGDVVETLRRHGAAFCIYDLRGFQSPIEVTTDFVYVRLHGPSERAYEGSYGDDTLHEWAERIEHWRASMESVWIFFDNDQKAHAPSDAARLKQMLGLAD; encoded by the coding sequence ATGACCGAGATCAGAATCGGAACATCGGGCTGGCATTACGACCACTGGATCGGGAACTGGTACCCGAAGGACGTCAAATCGCCGGAGATGTTCGATCGCTATGCCGAGACCTTCGACTGCGTCGAGATCAACAATACGTTCTACCGGCTTCCGACGGACTCCGCCGTGGAGGGTTGGCGGGAGGCTGCGCCCCCGGACTTCCGCTTCGCAATCAAGGGGAGTCGGTTCATCACCCACATGAAAAAGCTGAAGGACCCGAAGGAGCCGGTGAGGCGGTTCTTCGAGGCGATCGAGCCGCTTCGCGACGTCGCCGGCCCGGTCGTCTTTCAGCTACCCCCTCGTTGGAAGAAGAACGTTGAACGGCTCGACGAGTTCCTTTCGGTGCTGCCGGACTCGTATCGGTACGCATTCGAGCTGCGGGACCGGAGCTGGCTCGAGGGCGACGTCGTGGAAACGCTCCGCCGGCACGGCGCGGCTTTCTGTATCTACGATCTCCGCGGTTTTCAGAGCCCGATCGAGGTCACGACCGATTTCGTTTACGTACGGCTGCACGGACCATCCGAGCGGGCCTACGAGGGGAGTTACGGAGACGACACCCTTCACGAGTGGGCCGAGCGAATCGAGCATTGGCGAGCCAGCATGGAGAGTGTCTGGATCTTCTTCGACAACGACCAGAAGGCGCATGCCCCGAGCGATGCCGCCCGGTTGAAACAGATGCTCGGACTCGCGGACTGA
- a CDS encoding acyl-CoA thioesterase, which translates to MPASALDLTDFQLNPKFSTSSLVHFDELDPFQMLHNSRYAAHVERATVELFRSLGYTWKRDSSENPDQMHVVRDFRIEFLSPAGPGAMEIRLWVERLGTTSCVYGFGCYSADGRTLHARGTRAIVKLDPDTRTPIPWSESFREAHRALLKDLPALP; encoded by the coding sequence ATGCCCGCATCCGCCCTCGACCTCACCGATTTTCAGCTCAATCCCAAATTCTCCACCTCCTCGCTCGTCCACTTCGACGAGCTCGACCCCTTTCAGATGCTCCACAACTCCCGCTACGCCGCCCACGTCGAGCGAGCGACCGTCGAGCTCTTCCGCTCGCTCGGATACACCTGGAAGCGCGACTCCAGCGAGAACCCCGACCAGATGCATGTCGTCCGCGACTTCCGGATCGAATTCCTCTCCCCCGCCGGTCCGGGTGCGATGGAGATCCGCCTCTGGGTCGAGCGTCTCGGCACGACCAGCTGCGTCTACGGCTTCGGCTGCTACAGCGCCGACGGCCGCACGCTCCACGCTCGCGGCACCCGCGCCATCGTCAAGCTCGACCCCGACACCCGGACGCCGATACCATGGTCGGAGTCCTTCCGCGAGGCCCACAGGGCGCTTCTGAAAGACCTTCCGGCACTGCCATGA
- a CDS encoding TetR/AcrR family transcriptional regulator codes for MTTRETTKGEQTRQLILDSAAEIASSEGLEGLTIGRLASELGMSKSGLFAHFGSKEDLQLATVARARERFVEAVFRPAMKAPRGVARLRALCDTWLDYAMQKIFPGGCFFAAAATEFDTRPGPVRDAIADAWREWLLTLEVTISKAKEQGELSPDIDPRRFAYELNAIVTSANTYSQLLGDESVWDDTRMTVRERLRSLAAEPAIQ; via the coding sequence ATGACGACCCGCGAAACGACGAAGGGGGAGCAAACTCGCCAGCTGATTCTCGATTCGGCTGCCGAGATCGCCTCCTCCGAGGGTCTCGAGGGGTTGACGATCGGCCGGCTCGCGTCGGAGCTCGGGATGAGCAAGAGCGGGCTCTTCGCTCATTTCGGCTCGAAGGAAGATCTTCAGCTCGCAACCGTTGCCCGTGCGCGGGAACGCTTCGTGGAGGCCGTCTTCCGCCCCGCAATGAAGGCTCCCAGGGGAGTCGCTCGGCTCCGGGCCCTCTGCGACACCTGGCTCGACTACGCGATGCAGAAGATCTTCCCGGGCGGGTGCTTTTTCGCTGCCGCCGCCACCGAGTTCGACACGCGTCCCGGACCCGTCCGCGATGCCATTGCCGACGCCTGGCGGGAATGGCTCCTGACGCTCGAGGTCACAATCTCGAAAGCGAAGGAGCAGGGGGAGCTCTCGCCGGACATCGATCCTCGACGCTTCGCCTACGAGCTCAATGCCATCGTCACCTCGGCGAACACGTACTCGCAGCTGCTCGGAGACGAAAGTGTGTGGGACGACACCCGGATGACGGTTCGCGAGCGGCTGCGCTCGCTCGCCGCCGAGCCAGCGATTCAGTGA
- a CDS encoding PQQ-dependent sugar dehydrogenase: MKRLFVLTAPFLLIVATGCGRLATGALDQASLFDVEHDIVEYIQAPSGFQVASVVEGLTYPSAMTFGSDGRIYVLESYTLPVPGYDARILVIERDGSIDELEIDQRPEGASAVGLTAHEGWLYFTHEQPDGTWGAFRVSERGGNAETVATGFPSTGDHDLNHIVFNERGDLFVGQGSATNSGVVSSADPVNQKWLSKHPGFSDIPCRTIRLTGSTFREENALTEAEDDMTTTGAYQAYGESGATTIEGQSMCTTAIYRIRRGSSAPEMYAWGLRNPVGLAFGLDGNLYVATHGADVRSTRPIVNDPDAIYRVRERAWYGWPDFAGDLRPFTDPRYTPPEKHLAEGHDSIDFLIDHDASGLRAPDRSLLVAALEKHAAVGGMAVIPRSGPFSRWGGQLLVAQMGDFTPLTDPTMEGRSGFSVVAVDPTNGNVTTFVRNRGTGDALPSSSLGLDKGLERPVDVRIGPDGYVYVLDYGVLEISEDGQKVLPKTGRIFRVEPSR; encoded by the coding sequence ATGAAAAGACTCTTTGTCCTCACGGCGCCGTTCCTCTTGATCGTTGCTACCGGATGCGGTCGCCTCGCGACGGGCGCGCTCGATCAGGCGAGCCTCTTCGACGTCGAGCACGACATCGTCGAGTACATTCAGGCTCCTTCCGGCTTTCAGGTCGCGAGCGTCGTCGAGGGGCTGACCTATCCGAGCGCAATGACCTTCGGTAGCGACGGGCGGATCTACGTTCTCGAGTCCTACACGCTCCCGGTCCCCGGATACGATGCGCGGATTCTGGTCATCGAGCGCGACGGCTCGATCGACGAGCTCGAGATCGATCAGAGGCCCGAAGGTGCCAGCGCGGTCGGTCTCACGGCGCACGAGGGATGGCTCTACTTCACCCATGAACAGCCGGACGGAACGTGGGGCGCGTTCCGCGTATCCGAGCGGGGAGGCAACGCAGAAACAGTCGCGACCGGCTTCCCGTCGACCGGCGATCACGATCTCAACCACATCGTCTTCAACGAACGCGGCGACCTCTTCGTCGGACAGGGGAGTGCCACCAACTCCGGCGTCGTCTCGTCGGCGGACCCGGTCAATCAGAAGTGGCTGAGCAAACACCCCGGCTTCAGCGACATCCCATGTAGGACGATCCGGCTCACAGGCAGCACTTTCCGCGAGGAGAACGCGCTGACCGAGGCGGAGGACGACATGACGACGACCGGTGCCTACCAGGCGTATGGCGAGTCGGGTGCCACGACGATCGAGGGCCAGTCGATGTGCACGACCGCGATCTACCGAATCAGGCGCGGCTCGTCGGCTCCCGAGATGTACGCGTGGGGCCTGCGCAATCCGGTCGGCCTCGCGTTCGGACTCGATGGAAACCTTTACGTCGCGACGCACGGCGCCGACGTCCGGAGCACGAGACCGATCGTCAACGATCCCGATGCCATCTATCGCGTTCGCGAGCGGGCCTGGTACGGGTGGCCCGACTTCGCGGGCGACCTCCGTCCGTTCACGGATCCGAGATATACCCCACCGGAGAAACATCTGGCCGAAGGACACGACTCGATCGATTTCCTGATCGATCATGATGCGAGCGGTCTCAGGGCTCCCGACCGCTCACTCCTCGTCGCGGCTCTCGAAAAACACGCTGCGGTCGGAGGAATGGCCGTGATTCCTCGAAGCGGACCATTCTCCCGATGGGGAGGCCAGCTTCTGGTCGCGCAGATGGGCGACTTCACGCCGCTGACCGATCCCACGATGGAGGGGAGATCTGGCTTTAGTGTGGTCGCGGTCGATCCGACGAACGGCAACGTGACGACCTTCGTCCGCAACCGCGGGACCGGGGACGCTCTCCCCTCTTCATCGCTCGGTCTCGATAAAGGTCTCGAGCGGCCCGTCGACGTTCGAATCGGGCCGGACGGCTACGTCTACGTGCTCGACTACGGCGTGCTTGAGATCTCGGAAGACGGACAGAAGGTTCTCCCGAAAACCGGACGGATCTTCCGCGTGGAACCGTCGCGGTGA
- a CDS encoding TonB-dependent receptor: MRSLPAACALLFALTASAQSSGAEKPELSETIVVTAQREPQAIGDAVATVSIMEEDELSQRPVADLAELIDGFPGTLTLLSAPGGGRPMVVSRGFFGGGEVEYFQLVVNGFPVGDVETGLVPLTLYPASVLEKLELLRTAGSSVWGDVAMGGMIDVTTRRPTEIDASLTLGSEGLFRVEGLLPIAEGGSLILAGSHAEGARRNAGEENLLVDANYPIFESWRAQIAVSSVSFEDPGPVRIDQAASDPDASNELFTDDSSTTLRIMAGITGAHDDIDGSLWIAFRRLDQTRTLLFAPELGLTADRDLEAGMIGVRAQSHRALELAGKTAIFRGGLEASSRALDQTWRDRATSTSGRSSGSRVAAGVWLVGTVPLSTRIDLEGGLRWDSIRDRFDSRSAEDEELSPRIGLNLDISGDGNVTARLLWARAFKAPAVEQRFDPRPLPGFDGTTFTISNELLRPQRATLVEGGVRVERGPAAFDLALYEMDVTDEIDFDSATFRYENLAATRHRGAELEITGSTGAVRHRVSYTWMEVEPVAPARASTQLKNIPEHHADLFASVPVGRVEASIGVHWIGERFLDDANLFRLEPVTTVDLRAATSWGSWTGWIDLANITDQRYPEVGFILRSLIDGREIAEVYPSGGRSLRMGLSRTFGSSARGGRD, translated from the coding sequence GTGAGATCCCTTCCGGCGGCGTGCGCGCTCCTCTTCGCGCTGACAGCGAGCGCGCAGTCCTCCGGCGCGGAGAAACCGGAGCTTTCCGAAACCATCGTCGTCACGGCACAACGGGAGCCTCAGGCGATCGGCGACGCGGTGGCAACCGTGAGCATCATGGAAGAGGATGAGCTCTCCCAGCGCCCGGTCGCCGATCTCGCCGAGTTGATCGATGGATTCCCCGGAACATTGACGTTGCTCTCGGCTCCGGGAGGTGGCCGCCCAATGGTCGTCAGCCGCGGATTCTTCGGCGGCGGCGAAGTGGAGTACTTTCAACTCGTCGTGAACGGCTTTCCGGTTGGTGACGTGGAAACCGGACTCGTTCCGTTGACGCTCTACCCCGCATCCGTTCTCGAAAAGCTGGAACTGCTCCGCACCGCCGGGTCCTCGGTCTGGGGCGACGTCGCGATGGGCGGAATGATCGACGTCACGACCCGGCGACCCACAGAGATCGACGCGTCACTGACACTCGGTTCCGAAGGTCTGTTTCGCGTGGAAGGTCTCCTTCCGATCGCAGAGGGGGGCTCGTTGATCCTTGCCGGCTCGCACGCGGAGGGGGCGCGCCGGAACGCGGGGGAGGAAAATCTCCTCGTCGACGCGAATTATCCGATCTTCGAGTCGTGGCGAGCTCAGATCGCAGTGTCGAGCGTATCTTTCGAGGATCCCGGTCCGGTTCGAATCGACCAGGCAGCGTCCGATCCGGATGCCTCGAACGAGCTCTTCACCGACGACTCGTCCACGACGCTACGGATCATGGCGGGAATCACCGGAGCTCATGACGACATCGACGGAAGCCTCTGGATCGCGTTTCGCCGTCTCGACCAGACGAGAACCCTTCTCTTCGCACCCGAGCTCGGTCTCACGGCAGACCGCGATCTCGAGGCGGGGATGATCGGTGTCCGGGCGCAAAGCCATCGCGCGCTCGAGCTCGCCGGGAAGACCGCCATTTTTCGGGGCGGCCTCGAGGCATCCTCCCGCGCGCTCGATCAGACCTGGCGGGACCGGGCGACTTCCACCTCGGGCAGGTCATCGGGCTCCCGGGTGGCAGCCGGGGTCTGGCTCGTCGGGACGGTCCCGCTATCGACGAGGATCGATCTCGAGGGAGGCCTGCGGTGGGACTCGATTCGGGACCGGTTCGATTCGCGATCGGCGGAGGACGAAGAGCTTTCCCCGCGAATCGGACTGAACCTCGACATCAGTGGAGATGGCAATGTGACCGCACGACTGCTCTGGGCGCGCGCATTCAAAGCTCCCGCGGTCGAGCAGCGCTTCGACCCGAGACCTCTCCCCGGATTCGACGGAACGACCTTCACGATATCGAACGAGCTCCTCCGCCCACAGAGAGCGACGCTCGTCGAAGGTGGTGTTCGCGTCGAACGAGGGCCGGCAGCATTCGATCTCGCGCTCTACGAGATGGATGTCACCGACGAGATCGATTTCGACTCCGCAACCTTCCGCTACGAAAATCTCGCGGCGACCCGTCATCGAGGTGCCGAGCTCGAGATCACCGGATCGACCGGGGCGGTTCGCCACCGGGTTTCGTACACATGGATGGAAGTCGAGCCGGTCGCACCGGCCCGGGCATCGACCCAGCTCAAGAACATCCCCGAGCATCATGCGGATCTCTTTGCATCGGTGCCGGTCGGCCGGGTCGAGGCTTCTATCGGCGTTCACTGGATCGGTGAGCGCTTTCTCGATGATGCGAACCTCTTCAGGCTCGAGCCCGTGACGACGGTCGATTTGCGAGCCGCGACTTCGTGGGGTTCCTGGACCGGATGGATCGATCTCGCGAACATCACGGACCAGCGCTATCCGGAGGTCGGATTCATTCTGCGATCCCTCATCGACGGACGAGAGATCGCCGAGGTTTACCCATCTGGCGGGAGGTCGCTCCGGATGGGACTCAGCAGGACGTTCGGATCATCTGCCCGGGGCGGGCGGGACTGA